One genomic window of Desmospora activa DSM 45169 includes the following:
- a CDS encoding DUF779 domain-containing protein, whose protein sequence is MKPVPRVLVTDEARGVIDTLRREHGELMFHQSGGCCDGSSPMCYRKGEFRIGSSDLLLGEIHGCPFYISRSQYEYWKHTQLTVDITPGRGASFSLEIPLGVRFLLRSRPFTSQEREWLETVETG, encoded by the coding sequence ATGAAACCGGTGCCGCGCGTTCTCGTCACGGATGAGGCGAGGGGCGTGATTGATACGTTGCGACGGGAGCATGGGGAGTTGATGTTTCACCAAAGCGGAGGGTGTTGCGACGGCTCTTCACCGATGTGCTATCGCAAGGGGGAGTTTCGTATCGGCAGCAGTGATTTGCTGTTGGGAGAAATCCATGGATGCCCCTTTTATATCTCTCGCTCCCAGTATGAGTATTGGAAACATACCCAGCTGACGGTGGATATCACACCGGGTAGGGGGGCATCCTTTTCCCTGGAGATCCCGTTGGGAGTCCGCTTTCTGCTGCGCTCACGCCCCTTTACATCCCAGGAGCGGGAATGGTTGGAGACGGTAGAAACGGGGTAG
- the nagZ gene encoding beta-N-acetylhexosaminidase — translation MVGVRRTVAILLSIGLMLTLLWNPVQVEGNAGKGVSISKLVQSMTLEEKIGQMTMVGFYGSEPTEEIRRLIQDTHAGNVILFAYSDNVVTPEQTARLNNGLQELAEDTRLGLPLLISTDQEGGVVARMTTGATELPGNMALAASREQSGAEEAAALTAEELRAVGINMNLAPVVDVNVNPSNPVIGVRSFAEDPALVSQFGEQAIRGYQKNGVVATAKHFPGHGDTDVDSHLGLPVIEKSREELEQVEFVPFRHAIKAGTDAIMTAHIHVPALDDTPDLPATLSKPILTDLLRGEMKYKGLIITDAMDMEGVADYFGGVEEAAVKAVDAGVDIVLLTPAISIEEQIGVMDSIGDAVKSGDISEKRIDESVTRILKAKKKYGLFHDRYVDVGQVPQRVGTPEHQEQALELARRSITLVKNEEGLLPLQLDSSERLGVISPFSLREFVEPYHTNMEEQRLQGVNPTDAEIQQAIQLAEKSDRLVVGTHSSHLYPQQQKLVQELEKLEKPLVVIAFRNPYDIRDFPDVDAYLTTYGYRSVSLQAAVETIFGTNHPQGKLPVTIPDRYPYGHGLKY, via the coding sequence ATGGTTGGAGTACGACGGACGGTTGCCATTCTGTTGTCCATCGGCTTAATGCTTACTCTTCTGTGGAATCCGGTACAGGTGGAAGGAAATGCAGGCAAAGGGGTGTCTATTTCCAAATTGGTTCAGTCGATGACGTTGGAAGAAAAGATTGGACAGATGACGATGGTCGGCTTTTACGGTTCAGAACCGACAGAGGAGATTCGCCGTTTAATACAGGATACCCATGCGGGCAATGTGATTCTGTTCGCCTATTCGGATAATGTGGTTACTCCAGAACAGACGGCCCGTCTCAATAACGGTTTGCAAGAATTGGCTGAGGATACCCGGCTGGGGCTGCCGCTTTTGATCTCCACGGATCAGGAGGGGGGAGTGGTGGCCCGCATGACCACAGGAGCGACGGAGTTGCCTGGAAATATGGCGTTGGCCGCCAGCCGGGAGCAATCCGGGGCGGAGGAAGCAGCAGCTCTGACGGCGGAGGAGCTAAGGGCTGTCGGTATCAATATGAATCTGGCGCCTGTAGTGGATGTCAATGTGAATCCGTCCAATCCAGTGATCGGAGTACGTTCGTTTGCGGAAGATCCAGCATTGGTATCCCAATTTGGAGAGCAAGCGATTCGCGGGTATCAGAAAAACGGAGTGGTGGCGACAGCGAAACATTTTCCAGGCCATGGTGATACCGATGTCGACTCCCATCTGGGTTTGCCGGTGATTGAAAAAAGCCGCGAAGAGTTGGAACAAGTTGAATTTGTCCCCTTTCGCCATGCGATAAAAGCGGGCACCGATGCGATTATGACTGCTCATATTCACGTTCCCGCCTTGGATGATACGCCTGATCTGCCGGCGACATTGTCTAAGCCGATCTTAACCGATCTGTTGCGGGGGGAGATGAAGTACAAGGGTTTGATCATCACCGATGCCATGGATATGGAAGGGGTGGCTGATTACTTTGGCGGTGTGGAAGAAGCGGCGGTAAAAGCGGTGGATGCCGGGGTGGATATTGTCTTGTTAACGCCGGCGATATCGATCGAGGAACAGATCGGAGTGATGGATTCGATCGGTGATGCGGTAAAAAGCGGCGATATTTCGGAAAAACGGATTGATGAATCAGTGACACGCATCCTAAAAGCAAAGAAAAAATACGGACTTTTCCACGATCGCTATGTTGATGTTGGGCAGGTTCCCCAGCGGGTGGGAACGCCGGAACATCAAGAGCAAGCGCTTGAGTTGGCCCGACGCTCCATCACGTTGGTTAAAAATGAAGAAGGGCTACTTCCTTTGCAGTTGGATTCGTCGGAGCGTTTAGGGGTAATCAGTCCGTTTTCGCTGCGGGAGTTTGTAGAGCCATATCATACCAATATGGAAGAGCAGCGACTTCAAGGCGTTAACCCAACGGATGCAGAGATCCAACAGGCCATACAGCTGGCGGAAAAAAGCGATCGATTGGTGGTGGGAACCCATTCCTCCCATTTGTATCCCCAACAGCAAAAGCTCGTACAGGAATTGGAGAAGCTGGAAAAGCCGCTGGTGGTGATCGCTTTTCGCAATCCCTATGACATTCGCGACTTTCCCGATGTAGACGCCTATTTAACCACCTACGGCTATCGCTCGGTCTCGTTGCAAGCGGCGGTGGAGACGATATTTGGCACCAATCATCCCCAGGGGAAACTGCCGGTTACCATTCCCGATCGCTATCCCTATGGGCATGGATTAAAATATTAA
- a CDS encoding NAD-dependent epimerase/dehydratase family protein, with the protein MRVLVTGGTGFLGRHLVHALVERGHQVTVLYRSEKRLHHLPKDVQTIRGDVKDADSIQGCARGHEVVFHLAGEVAWGRRLRRRMLEGHLVGTRHLIAEAKRAEVARFILTSSAAAVGFSDDGTPLDEYAPFNGDRLNIGYAIAKRKAEEEVLREADAGFPGLCVNPSVIVGPRSPSFLSRVAQGRLRLAPAGGVNLVDVRDVVEGHLLAMEKGKPGTRTILAGTNLPLVDVFQQIQHLAGGEVNVRPLSRSYARLVAIVAEMASWINGRDAALAWDLATLTNRYAYYDATEAKQQWGWQARPLQETLSWALAQTGDNDKQARPR; encoded by the coding sequence ATGCGCGTGTTGGTAACGGGAGGGACGGGTTTTTTAGGGCGTCATTTGGTACATGCATTAGTGGAACGAGGACATCAGGTAACTGTATTGTATCGTTCCGAGAAGCGGCTGCATCATCTGCCCAAGGATGTACAAACCATTCGAGGAGATGTCAAGGATGCCGACAGTATACAAGGATGTGCCCGCGGACATGAGGTTGTGTTTCATTTAGCAGGTGAGGTGGCCTGGGGTCGGCGGCTGCGTCGCCGCATGTTGGAAGGACATCTAGTGGGAACGCGCCATCTGATCGCAGAGGCAAAACGGGCAGAGGTGGCTCGGTTCATCCTAACCAGCTCTGCGGCGGCGGTGGGTTTTTCTGATGATGGGACACCGTTGGATGAGTATGCTCCCTTTAATGGTGATCGGTTGAATATTGGATACGCCATCGCCAAACGAAAAGCGGAAGAAGAAGTTTTGCGAGAAGCGGATGCAGGATTTCCCGGATTATGTGTCAATCCGTCGGTGATTGTAGGGCCGCGCTCCCCTTCTTTTTTATCTCGGGTGGCACAGGGACGATTGCGGTTGGCACCGGCGGGAGGCGTAAATTTGGTCGATGTGCGCGATGTAGTTGAGGGACATCTGTTGGCGATGGAAAAAGGGAAGCCTGGTACGCGGACGATTTTGGCCGGTACCAATCTTCCGTTGGTGGATGTCTTTCAACAGATCCAACATCTGGCTGGAGGGGAGGTCAATGTCCGGCCGCTTTCCCGCTCCTATGCCCGCTTGGTTGCGATCGTTGCAGAGATGGCCTCGTGGATAAATGGACGGGATGCTGCCTTGGCCTGGGATTTAGCCACGCTGACCAATCGTTATGCCTATTATGATGCAACCGAGGCCAAACAGCAGTGGGGATGGCAAGCACGTCCGTTGCAGGAGACGCTATCTTGGGCTCTGGCACAAACCGGTGATAACGATAAACAAGCTCGCCCTCGCTAA
- a CDS encoding lipoate--protein ligase family protein: MTTWRCIHTGMSDSAWNMAVDEAILIAHSEGVVPPTVRFYGWNPPTLSIGYFQRARREVALERVAARGLGFVRRATGGRAVLHDQEVTYSVIVSESYPGMPTSVTESYRVISAGLLEGFRELKMQAEMVPLESEEEKVKYASMGSAACFDSPSNYELVVEGRKVAGSAQTRQKGVILQHGSILLDLDVDLLFDVLQFPSDRVRERMKRGFLQKAVAINQLRPDPVTYEKAVDAFTTGFAKGMNIQLIPGELSARELDLAHQLAASRYGREEWNLKK, from the coding sequence ATGACAACATGGCGATGCATCCATACAGGGATGAGCGATAGTGCTTGGAATATGGCGGTGGACGAAGCGATATTGATTGCTCATAGCGAGGGGGTTGTGCCGCCGACGGTTCGATTTTACGGCTGGAATCCACCGACACTCTCCATCGGTTATTTTCAGAGAGCCCGCCGGGAGGTGGCGTTGGAACGTGTCGCCGCACGTGGGTTAGGCTTTGTGCGCCGTGCGACGGGTGGCAGAGCAGTACTACACGATCAAGAGGTTACTTATAGTGTGATCGTATCGGAGAGCTATCCGGGAATGCCTACCTCTGTGACGGAATCTTATCGCGTGATCAGTGCGGGATTATTGGAGGGCTTCCGGGAGTTGAAAATGCAAGCAGAGATGGTTCCGCTGGAGAGTGAAGAGGAAAAAGTCAAATACGCCTCCATGGGTTCGGCTGCTTGTTTTGATTCTCCTTCCAACTATGAATTGGTAGTGGAAGGGAGAAAAGTGGCGGGAAGTGCTCAAACCCGTCAAAAAGGCGTGATTTTACAGCACGGTTCCATTTTGTTGGATCTGGATGTCGATTTACTGTTTGATGTGCTTCAATTTCCTTCTGATCGGGTCAGGGAACGGATGAAAAGAGGATTTTTGCAGAAAGCGGTCGCCATTAACCAGTTACGGCCTGATCCGGTTACATACGAAAAAGCGGTGGATGCATTTACAACCGGGTTTGCCAAGGGTATGAACATCCAACTCATACCTGGGGAGTTAAGTGCGCGTGAGTTGGATTTGGCCCACCAATTGGCGGCATCCCGCTACGGCCGAGAGGAATGGAATCTGAAAAAATAG
- a CDS encoding aldehyde dehydrogenase family protein: protein MSVALSAYKKPNTAGSLVQYHDRYDNFIGGEWVAPVNGEYFDNPSPIDGQVFMQVARSKKEDIDLAVKKAHQAREAWERTSVAERSRILLQIADRLEENQERLALSETWDNGKPIREALAADLPLAIDHFRYFAGVIRGEEGGVSEIDAQTVSMHIKEPIGVVGQIIPWNFPLLMAAWKLAPALAAGNCVVLKPAEQTPATILLFAELVADLLPPGVFNVVNGFGPEAGQPLATHPDVGKIAFTGETTTGRLIMQFASENIKPVTLELGGKSPNIFTESVWRERDAFVEKALEGFTMFALNQGEVCTCPSRALIQESIYDDFMATVLQRVEKIKLGDPLHPETMMGAQASQDQFEKIMSYIDIGKQEGAKVLIGGEAYANPDYENGFYVKPTIFEGHNRMRVFQEEIFGPVVSVTSFKDEAELVEIANDTLYGLGAGLWTRDMHQAYTIARQIEAGRVWVNCYHQYPAHAAFGGYKLSGIGRETHKMMLDHYQQTKNLFISYDKNPVGLF from the coding sequence ATGAGTGTCGCTTTGTCGGCCTATAAAAAACCGAACACAGCTGGGAGTTTGGTTCAATACCACGACCGCTATGACAATTTTATCGGAGGTGAGTGGGTGGCGCCGGTCAACGGCGAGTATTTTGACAATCCCTCCCCTATCGATGGTCAGGTGTTCATGCAAGTGGCGCGTTCCAAGAAGGAAGATATCGATCTGGCGGTAAAAAAAGCGCATCAAGCGCGAGAAGCCTGGGAACGGACATCGGTAGCGGAACGAAGCCGGATTTTGCTTCAGATCGCGGATCGCCTCGAGGAGAATCAAGAGAGGCTGGCGTTGTCTGAAACCTGGGACAACGGGAAACCGATTCGAGAAGCCTTGGCTGCTGATTTGCCCTTGGCGATCGATCATTTTCGCTATTTTGCCGGGGTGATTCGTGGGGAAGAAGGCGGCGTGTCTGAGATTGACGCTCAAACGGTTTCTATGCATATCAAGGAACCGATCGGTGTGGTGGGGCAGATTATCCCATGGAATTTCCCTTTGTTGATGGCGGCATGGAAGTTGGCTCCCGCTTTGGCTGCCGGAAATTGTGTTGTGTTGAAGCCGGCGGAACAGACACCGGCGACGATTCTCTTGTTTGCGGAGTTGGTGGCTGATTTGCTGCCACCGGGTGTGTTTAACGTCGTCAACGGCTTTGGTCCGGAGGCGGGGCAACCGTTGGCTACGCATCCCGATGTGGGTAAAATCGCCTTTACCGGGGAAACCACCACTGGGCGGCTGATTATGCAGTTTGCTTCTGAAAACATTAAGCCGGTCACATTGGAGCTGGGCGGAAAATCCCCCAATATCTTTACCGAAAGCGTGTGGCGGGAGCGGGATGCGTTTGTAGAGAAAGCGTTGGAAGGGTTTACGATGTTTGCCCTCAACCAAGGGGAAGTTTGTACCTGTCCTTCCCGCGCCTTAATTCAGGAGTCTATTTATGACGATTTTATGGCAACGGTACTGCAGCGGGTAGAAAAAATTAAGCTGGGTGACCCCCTCCATCCGGAAACGATGATGGGCGCACAAGCCTCCCAGGATCAATTTGAGAAAATCATGAGTTATATCGATATCGGCAAGCAAGAGGGAGCCAAGGTGTTAATCGGCGGCGAAGCGTATGCTAACCCGGATTATGAGAACGGTTTTTATGTAAAGCCGACGATTTTTGAAGGACACAACCGCATGCGGGTATTCCAGGAGGAGATCTTTGGCCCTGTTGTTTCCGTCACTTCCTTTAAGGATGAAGCGGAGTTGGTGGAAATCGCCAATGATACCCTCTACGGGTTGGGAGCGGGACTGTGGACCCGCGATATGCATCAGGCGTATACCATTGCCCGCCAGATTGAGGCAGGGCGGGTGTGGGTCAATTGCTACCATCAATATCCCGCCCATGCTGCCTTTGGCGGATATAAGCTGTCCGGTATTGGGCGCGAAACTCATAAAATGATGCTGGACCATTACCAACAGACGAAAAATCTGTTTATTTCCTATGATAAAAATCCGGTGGGATTGTTTTAA
- a CDS encoding AEC family transporter produces MEFLGILLPIFLIFGIGYIGQKTIGFDVRNLSTMALYLLSPVLVFRTFYGIELQWTHLYMFLYCMGLFLSLVLLTTLIGRAKGYNTPETCGMILASVFMNGGNYGVPLVLFVFGNEGLDYAVFLMVVQALLMSTMGVYYAAKGSPEGGGVRSALTAVRRVPVAYGVLVGLAFTWLGVPLSEPILQAVDLVANATIPIIMIVLGMQLAQISIRKLKLEKLSYSLSLKMLVSPAIALVITLLLPVEPMLKQIMILIAAMPTAANTTLLALQFQTDADFVSSATLISTSLSVITLPLLMFWLV; encoded by the coding sequence GTGGAGTTCCTTGGCATTTTACTTCCCATTTTTTTGATCTTTGGCATCGGCTATATCGGACAGAAGACCATCGGCTTCGATGTACGCAACCTGTCCACCATGGCGCTCTATCTGTTGTCACCGGTGCTGGTATTCCGCACGTTTTACGGAATCGAATTACAATGGACCCACCTGTATATGTTCCTCTACTGCATGGGGCTTTTCCTTTCCCTGGTACTTCTGACGACACTGATCGGTCGGGCAAAAGGGTATAACACCCCCGAAACCTGCGGGATGATCTTGGCCTCTGTCTTTATGAACGGCGGCAACTACGGCGTTCCCTTGGTTTTGTTTGTATTTGGGAATGAAGGGTTGGATTATGCCGTCTTCTTGATGGTGGTGCAAGCCCTGTTGATGAGTACAATGGGTGTGTACTACGCTGCCAAAGGCAGTCCTGAAGGAGGTGGAGTCCGTTCCGCTCTTACCGCCGTCCGCCGGGTTCCTGTCGCTTACGGGGTATTGGTCGGTCTCGCTTTCACCTGGTTGGGCGTCCCCTTATCGGAACCAATTCTACAGGCAGTAGACTTGGTCGCAAACGCCACCATCCCCATCATTATGATTGTGCTGGGAATGCAATTGGCTCAGATCTCGATTCGCAAATTAAAGTTGGAAAAGCTCTCCTATTCCCTTTCGCTCAAGATGCTGGTCTCTCCCGCAATCGCATTGGTCATTACCCTCCTGCTGCCGGTAGAGCCCATGTTAAAGCAGATTATGATTTTGATCGCCGCCATGCCCACCGCAGCCAACACCACCCTGTTGGCATTGCAATTTCAGACGGATGCGGATTTTGTCTCCAGCGCCACCCTGATCAGTACCAGCCTTAGTGTGATTACCCTTCCCCTGTTGATGTTTTGGTTGGTTTGA